A section of the Cervus canadensis isolate Bull #8, Minnesota chromosome 8, ASM1932006v1, whole genome shotgun sequence genome encodes:
- the LOC122446379 gene encoding eukaryotic translation initiation factor 1-like, whose product MSAIQNLHSFDPFADASKGDDLLPAGTEDYIHIRIQQRNGRKTLTTVQGIADDYDKKKLVKAFKKKFACSGTVIEHPEYGEVIQLQGDQCKNICQFLVEIGVAKDDQLKVHGF is encoded by the coding sequence ATGTCCGCTATCCAGAACCTCCACTCTTTTGACCCCTTTGCTGATGCAAGTAAGGGTGATGATCTGCTTCCTGCTGGCACTGAGGATTATATCCATATAAGAATTCAACAGAGAAACGGCAGGAAGACCCTTACTACTGTCCAAGGGATCGCTGATGATTACGATAAAAAGAAACTAGTGAAGGCGTTTAAGAAGAAATTTGCCTGCAGTGGTACTGTAATTGAGCATCCAGAATATGGAGAAGTAATTCAGCTACAGGGTGACCAGTGCAAGAACATATGCCAGTTCCTGGTAGAGATTGGAGTGGCTAAGGATGACCAGCTGAAGGTTCATGGGTTTTAA